One window of Erwinia aphidicola genomic DNA carries:
- the ptsH gene encoding phosphocarrier protein Hpr: MFQQEVTITAPNGLHTRPAAQFVKEAKAFSSEITVTSNGKSASAKSLFKLQTLGLTQGTVVTLSAEGEDEQKAVEHLVKLMAELE, from the coding sequence ATGTTCCAGCAAGAAGTCACCATTACCGCACCAAACGGCCTGCACACTCGTCCAGCAGCTCAGTTCGTTAAAGAAGCGAAAGCCTTCTCTTCCGAAATCACCGTTACTTCTAACGGCAAATCTGCCAGCGCCAAAAGCCTGTTCAAGCTGCAGACGCTGGGTCTGACTCAGGGCACCGTTGTTACCCTGTCAGCAGAAGGCGAAGATGAGCAGAAAGCCGTTGAGCATCTGGTTAAACTGATGGCTGAACTCGAGTAA
- the cysZ gene encoding sulfate transporter CysZ yields the protein MSHHNSDPAYNGVHYFAQGWKLIRLPGIRRFVILPLLVNIVLMGGAFVWLFHRMGQWIPELMALVPGWLQWLSYLLWPLVVLSIILVFSYFFSTIANWIAAPFCGLLAEQLEGRLTGKPLPDSGWSGLVKDLPRIMKREWQKLAYYLPRALVLLLLYFVPGFGQTVAPVLWFLFSAWMLSIQYCDYPFDNHKVSFRQMRSALRQNKTDNMQFGALVSLFTLIPVLNLVILPVAVCGATAMWVDRYRAQLALHR from the coding sequence ATGTCACATCACAATTCCGACCCCGCATACAACGGCGTGCACTATTTTGCTCAGGGATGGAAACTGATCCGCCTGCCTGGCATCCGTCGTTTTGTCATTCTTCCACTGTTAGTGAATATCGTCCTGATGGGTGGCGCCTTTGTCTGGTTGTTCCACCGCATGGGCCAGTGGATACCAGAGTTGATGGCGCTGGTTCCCGGCTGGCTTCAGTGGCTGAGCTATCTGCTCTGGCCACTGGTGGTGTTGTCGATCATTTTAGTCTTTAGCTACTTTTTCTCCACTATTGCCAACTGGATTGCTGCACCGTTCTGCGGGCTACTGGCGGAACAGCTGGAAGGAAGGTTGACCGGTAAACCGCTGCCGGACAGCGGCTGGAGCGGGCTGGTGAAAGATCTGCCGCGCATAATGAAGCGTGAATGGCAGAAACTGGCTTACTATCTGCCGCGTGCGCTGGTCCTGCTGTTGCTCTATTTTGTCCCAGGTTTTGGTCAAACCGTTGCACCGGTGCTGTGGTTCCTGTTTAGCGCCTGGATGCTATCGATTCAGTACTGCGACTATCCGTTTGATAACCACAAGGTCAGTTTCCGCCAGATGCGCTCTGCCCTGCGTCAAAATAAGACCGACAATATGCAGTTCGGCGCGCTGGTCAGCCTGTTTACCCTCATCCCTGTTCTGAATTTGGTGATCCTGCCCGTCGCCGTTTGCGGCGCTACCGCGATGTGGGTCGATCGTTACCGCGCGCAGCTGGCACTGCATCGCTAA
- the zipA gene encoding cell division protein ZipA, giving the protein MMQDLRLILIVVGAIAIIALLLHGLWTSRKERSSVFRDRPHKRLKQDREEAFEDDEEGVGEVRVQRNQPEPTDTSLGGFNAGDEPPRQPKPRQQPEPVRHQPQIDEQPELDPLFGGELPHAPEPEYDEPEVSAPVRQPEPARPAVTREPVSPPAAPVQPAVTEPTVEEIAEQKREEARRKETVLVLHVSAHAGGVINGEALLQGVLQAGFQFGEMNIFHRHLNPAGSGPVLFSLANMVKPGSFNPDNMSEFSTPGVSIFMMVPSYGDAHQNFKLMLQSAQRIADDVGGVVLDDERRMMTPQKLETYKARIRDVIDANSL; this is encoded by the coding sequence ATGATGCAGGATTTGCGTCTGATATTAATCGTTGTTGGCGCGATCGCCATAATAGCGCTTTTACTGCACGGCTTGTGGACCAGCCGTAAAGAGCGCTCATCGGTTTTTCGCGATCGCCCGCACAAGCGTTTAAAGCAGGACAGAGAAGAAGCGTTCGAGGATGATGAAGAGGGCGTGGGTGAAGTGCGCGTACAGCGTAACCAGCCTGAGCCAACGGACACCTCCCTGGGTGGATTTAATGCCGGGGATGAGCCGCCGCGTCAGCCCAAACCACGTCAGCAGCCAGAACCTGTGCGTCATCAGCCACAAATTGATGAGCAGCCAGAGCTGGATCCGCTGTTTGGCGGTGAGTTGCCGCACGCGCCGGAACCTGAATACGATGAACCGGAAGTTTCAGCGCCGGTGCGTCAGCCTGAGCCTGCTCGCCCGGCCGTCACGCGTGAGCCTGTTAGCCCGCCCGCTGCGCCTGTGCAGCCAGCAGTGACGGAACCGACGGTTGAAGAGATTGCTGAGCAGAAGCGTGAAGAAGCGCGGCGTAAAGAGACCGTTCTGGTACTGCACGTTTCGGCCCACGCCGGTGGCGTGATCAACGGTGAAGCGCTGCTGCAGGGCGTATTGCAGGCTGGCTTCCAGTTTGGCGAAATGAACATCTTCCATCGTCATCTGAACCCAGCGGGCAGCGGCCCGGTCCTGTTCAGCCTGGCGAATATGGTCAAGCCAGGGTCGTTCAACCCGGATAACATGTCCGAGTTTTCCACCCCGGGGGTCTCTATCTTTATGATGGTGCCGTCGTACGGTGATGCCCATCAGAATTTCAAGCTGATGCTGCAATCCGCACAGCGCATCGCCGACGATGTTGGTGGCGTGGTGCTGGATGATGAACGCCGCATGATGACGCCGCAAAAGCTGGAAACTTACAAGGCGCGCATCCGCGACGTTATTGACGCTAACAGCCTCTGA
- the ptsI gene encoding phosphoenolpyruvate-protein phosphotransferase PtsI, protein MISGILASPGIAFGKALLLKEDEIIINRKKITADQVDQEVQRFLDGRKKAAVQLEAIKIKAGETFGEEKEAIFEGHIMLLEDEELEQEIIALIKDEHATADAAAFSVIEGQAKALEELDDEYLKERAADVRDIGKRLLQNILGLHIVDLSAINEEVLLIAKDLTPSETAQLNLNKVLGFITDIGGRTSHTSIMARSLELPAIVGTGDVTNQVKNDDFLILDGVNNQVYVNPTPEKIEELKAVAHQYLSEKNELAKLKDLPAVTLDGHQVEVCANIGTVRDVAGAERNGAEGVGLYRTEFLFMDRDSLPTEEEQFQAYKAVAEAVGSQAVIVRTMDIGGDKDLPYMNLPKEDNPFLGWRAIRICMDRKEILHAQLRAILRASSFGKLRIMFPMVISVEEVRFLKAELETLKAQLRAESKSFDESIEVGIMVETPASAVIAHHLAKEVDFFSIGTNDLTQYTLAVDRGNDLISHLYNPMSPSVLTLIKQVIDASHAEGKWTGMCGELAGDERATLLLLGMGLDEFSMSAISIPRIKKIIRNTNFEDAKALAEQALAQPTADELMNLVNKFIEEKTLC, encoded by the coding sequence ATGATTTCAGGCATTTTAGCATCACCGGGTATCGCTTTTGGCAAGGCGCTTCTGCTGAAAGAAGATGAGATTATCATCAACCGGAAGAAGATTACTGCCGACCAGGTCGATCAGGAAGTTCAGCGTTTTCTTGATGGTCGTAAAAAGGCTGCCGTGCAGCTGGAAGCGATCAAAATCAAAGCCGGGGAAACCTTCGGTGAAGAGAAAGAAGCGATCTTCGAGGGGCATATCATGCTGCTGGAAGATGAAGAGCTTGAGCAGGAAATCATTGCCCTGATTAAAGACGAGCATGCCACAGCGGATGCCGCTGCCTTTTCCGTGATCGAAGGCCAGGCGAAAGCGCTGGAAGAGCTCGATGACGAATATCTGAAAGAGCGTGCTGCCGACGTCCGTGATATCGGTAAACGCCTGCTGCAAAATATCCTTGGTCTGCATATCGTTGACCTCAGCGCTATCAACGAAGAAGTTCTACTGATCGCGAAAGATCTGACGCCATCAGAAACCGCGCAGCTGAACCTGAATAAAGTGCTTGGCTTTATCACCGATATCGGTGGCCGCACCTCACACACCTCGATTATGGCCCGCTCACTTGAGCTGCCCGCTATCGTAGGTACCGGCGATGTGACCAACCAGGTAAAAAACGACGACTTCCTGATCCTCGATGGCGTTAATAACCAGGTGTACGTGAATCCAACGCCTGAGAAAATCGAAGAGCTGAAAGCGGTCGCTCACCAGTATCTCAGCGAGAAAAACGAGCTGGCGAAGCTGAAAGATCTGCCTGCCGTGACGCTTGACGGTCACCAGGTTGAAGTCTGCGCCAACATCGGTACCGTACGCGACGTGGCCGGTGCAGAGCGCAACGGCGCGGAAGGCGTAGGTCTGTACCGCACCGAGTTCCTGTTTATGGACCGTGACTCACTGCCAACCGAAGAAGAACAGTTCCAGGCGTATAAAGCCGTCGCGGAAGCTGTGGGTTCTCAGGCGGTGATCGTGCGTACTATGGATATCGGCGGTGACAAAGATCTGCCGTACATGAACCTGCCGAAAGAAGACAACCCGTTCCTCGGCTGGCGCGCAATCCGTATCTGCATGGACCGCAAAGAAATTCTGCATGCCCAGCTGCGCGCGATCCTGCGTGCCTCCTCCTTTGGCAAGCTGCGCATCATGTTCCCGATGGTGATTTCCGTTGAAGAAGTACGCTTCCTGAAAGCCGAACTTGAAACGCTGAAAGCTCAGCTGCGTGCTGAAAGCAAATCCTTCGATGAGAGCATTGAAGTCGGCATTATGGTGGAAACCCCTGCCTCGGCCGTTATCGCTCACCATCTGGCAAAAGAAGTTGATTTCTTTAGTATTGGGACAAACGACCTGACGCAGTATACTCTGGCCGTGGATCGTGGTAACGACCTGATTTCCCATCTCTACAACCCAATGTCTCCTTCCGTTCTGACGCTGATTAAGCAGGTTATTGATGCTTCTCATGCCGAAGGCAAGTGGACTGGTATGTGCGGTGAGCTGGCAGGCGACGAACGTGCTACACTACTGTTATTGGGAATGGGGCTGGACGAATTCAGCATGAGTGCCATTTCTATCCCACGCATCAAGAAAATTATTCGTAATACGAATTTTGAAGATGCGAAGGCATTGGCAGAGCAGGCTCTGGCTCAACCGACAGCGGACGAGTTGATGAACCTGGTCAACAAGTTCATTGAAGAAAAAACACTCTGCTGA
- the cysK gene encoding cysteine synthase A, with protein MSKIYEDNSLTIGHTPLVRLNRIGNGRILAKVESRNPSFSIKCRIGANMIWDAEKRGILKPGIELVEPTSGNTGIALAYVAAARGYKLTLTMPETMSVERRKLLKALGANLVLTEGAKGMKGAISKAEEIVASDPDKFVLLQQFSNPANPEIHEKTTGPEIWEDTDGEVDVFIAGVGTGGTLTGVSRYIKNTKGKKDLITVAVEPTDSPVIAQAIAGEEIKPGPHKIQGIGAGFIPGNLDLNLVDRVVAITNEEAISTARRLMEEEGILAGISSGAAVAAALKLQEDEAFANKNIVVILPSSGERYLSTALFADLFTEKELQQ; from the coding sequence ATGAGCAAGATCTATGAAGACAACTCTTTAACAATCGGTCATACGCCGCTGGTTCGACTGAACCGCATCGGTAATGGACGCATTCTGGCTAAAGTTGAATCGCGTAACCCTAGCTTTAGTATCAAATGCCGTATCGGTGCCAATATGATTTGGGACGCGGAAAAACGGGGAATTCTGAAACCGGGCATCGAACTGGTGGAGCCGACCAGCGGCAACACCGGTATTGCGCTGGCCTATGTGGCAGCAGCACGCGGTTATAAGCTGACGCTAACCATGCCGGAAACCATGAGCGTTGAGCGCCGTAAACTGCTGAAAGCACTCGGCGCTAACCTGGTGCTGACCGAAGGTGCGAAAGGCATGAAAGGGGCAATCAGCAAGGCAGAAGAGATTGTTGCCAGTGACCCGGATAAATTCGTGCTGCTACAGCAGTTCAGCAACCCGGCAAACCCGGAGATCCACGAAAAAACCACCGGCCCGGAAATCTGGGAAGATACCGATGGCGAAGTGGATGTCTTTATTGCCGGTGTTGGTACCGGTGGCACCCTGACCGGGGTGAGCCGCTACATCAAAAACACCAAAGGCAAAAAAGACCTTATCACCGTGGCAGTGGAACCGACCGACTCGCCGGTCATTGCTCAGGCAATTGCTGGTGAAGAGATCAAACCTGGCCCGCATAAAATTCAGGGTATCGGCGCTGGCTTCATTCCTGGCAACCTCGATCTCAACCTGGTTGACCGCGTGGTCGCCATCACCAATGAAGAGGCGATCTCCACCGCACGTCGTCTGATGGAAGAGGAAGGTATTCTTGCCGGTATCTCTTCCGGGGCAGCCGTTGCTGCCGCGCTGAAACTGCAGGAAGACGAGGCGTTCGCCAACAAAAATATCGTGGTAATCCTGCCCTCTTCCGGCGAGCGTTACCTGTCAACCGCCCTGTTTGCGGACCTGTTTACTGAGAAAGAATTGCAGCAGTAA
- the ligA gene encoding NAD-dependent DNA ligase LigA: protein MESVQQQLTHLRTQLRHHEYQYHVLDAPEVPDAEYDRLMAELRALEAEHPELITSDSPTQRVGAAPLSAFEQVRHEVPMLSLDNAFDEESYLAFNKRVQDRLKSVDEITFCCELKLDGLAVSLLYENGELVRAATRGDGTTGENITANVRTIRAIPLRLRGENIPARVEVRGEVFMPQPGFEKMNDEARRTGNKVFANPRNAAAGSLRQLDPRITAKRPLTFFCYGLGLLEGGDMPRSHIGRLQQFKAWGLPVSERVRLCHTAEEVLAFYHQVEADRPNLGFDIDGVVIKVDSLDLQEQLGFVARAPRWAVAFKFPAQEQMTVVRDVEFQVGRTGAITPVARLEPVLVAGVMVSNATLHNADEIERLGLKIGDRVVIRRAGDVIPQVVSVVESAQQAREVQFPTHCPVCGSDVERVEGEVVARCTGGLICGAQRKGALKHFVSRRALDIDGMGEKIIDQLVDKEYVKNPADLFDLTPGKLTGLDRMGPKSAQNVVDALAKAKQTTFARFLYALGISEVGEATAANLAAHFGTLEALMAADLEALIAVPDVGKVVASHVRNFMDEESNREVIRLLVEKAGIHWPEVVVVKAEEIDSPFAGKTVVLTGSLSILSRDEAKDRLVALGAKVSGSVSKKTDLVIAGEAAGSKLVKAQELGIEVIDEAEMIRLLGE from the coding sequence ATGGAATCCGTACAACAACAACTCACCCATCTGCGAACCCAGCTTCGCCACCACGAATACCAGTACCACGTGCTTGATGCCCCCGAAGTCCCCGATGCGGAATATGACCGTCTGATGGCGGAGCTGCGCGCGCTGGAAGCTGAGCATCCTGAACTCATCACCAGCGATTCCCCGACCCAGCGCGTCGGGGCTGCGCCATTAAGCGCCTTCGAGCAGGTGCGTCATGAAGTGCCCATGCTGTCGCTGGATAATGCCTTTGATGAAGAGAGCTACCTGGCATTTAACAAGCGCGTGCAGGATCGCCTGAAAAGCGTGGATGAGATCACCTTCTGCTGCGAGCTGAAGCTCGACGGACTGGCGGTCAGCCTGCTGTATGAGAACGGCGAACTGGTGCGCGCTGCCACCCGTGGCGACGGCACCACTGGCGAAAATATCACGGCTAACGTGCGCACTATTCGCGCCATCCCACTGCGCCTGCGCGGGGAGAATATTCCAGCCCGCGTCGAAGTGCGCGGCGAAGTGTTTATGCCGCAGCCTGGCTTCGAAAAGATGAACGACGAAGCGCGCCGCACCGGCAATAAGGTGTTCGCCAACCCGCGTAACGCCGCCGCCGGGTCGCTGCGCCAGCTTGACCCGCGTATCACCGCCAAACGCCCGCTGACCTTCTTCTGCTACGGTCTTGGCCTGCTGGAAGGCGGTGACATGCCGCGTAGCCATATCGGGCGCTTGCAGCAGTTTAAAGCCTGGGGATTACCGGTCAGTGAACGCGTGCGCCTGTGCCACACCGCGGAAGAAGTGCTGGCGTTTTACCATCAGGTGGAGGCCGACCGCCCGAATCTCGGCTTTGATATCGATGGCGTGGTGATCAAAGTCGATTCGCTCGATCTGCAGGAGCAGCTCGGCTTTGTGGCACGCGCACCGCGCTGGGCGGTGGCGTTTAAATTCCCGGCGCAGGAGCAGATGACCGTGGTGCGCGACGTTGAATTCCAGGTGGGCCGCACCGGCGCGATTACTCCCGTAGCGCGCCTGGAGCCGGTGCTGGTCGCGGGCGTGATGGTGAGTAACGCCACGCTGCATAACGCCGATGAAATTGAACGCCTCGGCCTGAAGATTGGTGACCGCGTGGTGATCCGTCGCGCGGGTGATGTGATTCCCCAGGTGGTCAGCGTGGTGGAGAGCGCGCAACAGGCGCGTGAAGTGCAGTTCCCGACGCACTGCCCGGTCTGCGGCTCGGACGTTGAGCGCGTTGAGGGAGAGGTCGTTGCCCGCTGTACCGGCGGTCTGATCTGCGGCGCGCAGCGCAAAGGGGCGCTTAAACACTTTGTGTCGCGCCGGGCGCTGGATATCGACGGCATGGGCGAGAAGATCATCGACCAGCTGGTGGATAAAGAGTACGTGAAAAATCCGGCGGATCTGTTCGATCTCACCCCCGGCAAGCTGACCGGGCTGGATCGTATGGGGCCGAAGTCGGCACAGAACGTCGTCGACGCGCTGGCGAAAGCTAAACAAACCACCTTTGCCCGCTTCCTCTATGCGCTGGGCATCAGTGAAGTTGGTGAAGCCACCGCTGCTAACCTCGCCGCGCATTTCGGTACCCTGGAGGCGTTAATGGCCGCCGATCTGGAGGCGTTAATCGCCGTACCGGACGTGGGCAAGGTGGTCGCCAGCCACGTGCGTAACTTTATGGATGAAGAGAGCAACCGTGAGGTGATCCGCCTGCTGGTCGAGAAAGCCGGCATCCACTGGCCGGAAGTGGTAGTGGTGAAAGCCGAAGAGATCGACAGCCCGTTCGCCGGGAAAACCGTGGTGCTGACCGGCTCGCTCAGCATTCTCTCGCGCGACGAAGCGAAAGACCGGCTGGTGGCGCTGGGGGCGAAAGTCAGCGGCAGCGTGTCGAAGAAAACCGATCTGGTGATTGCCGGGGAAGCCGCCGGCTCCAAGCTGGTCAAAGCGCAGGAGCTGGGGATTGAGGTGATCGACGAAGCAGAAATGATCCGCTTACTGGGCGAGTGA
- a CDS encoding DUF3820 family protein — protein MEKQHLIEIANTVMPYGKYKGRVLIDLPEEYLLWFARKDEFPQGHLGELMQIALAIKIEGLEGLVKPLKR, from the coding sequence ATGGAAAAACAACACCTGATTGAGATCGCCAATACCGTCATGCCCTACGGCAAATACAAAGGGCGGGTGCTGATCGACCTGCCGGAAGAGTATCTGCTGTGGTTTGCGCGTAAAGATGAGTTCCCGCAGGGGCATCTGGGGGAGCTGATGCAGATCGCGCTGGCGATTAAAATCGAAGGTCTGGAAGGGCTGGTGAAACCGCTTAAGCGCTAG
- a CDS encoding GntR family transcriptional regulator — MSGVSSARQQEVQRIVDALSVAIAQHRLKPGVRLVESQIVEALSANRNHVQAALQRLALQKIVTIAPNRGARVARPQAREAREVFIARRAIEGAMIAAITPEKLACHQAEIDAHMQAEKRAIAGEDRRDIVRELSQFHLLLARISDNQVLIEMLENLMVRSSLIVALYQRNDSPACQCQEHSAVINALKAGEVADAQAMMNEHLLQLEHQLDLDDTPLNALSLRDALLSSS; from the coding sequence ATGAGCGGTGTGAGCAGCGCCAGACAACAGGAAGTGCAGCGCATAGTCGATGCGTTATCAGTGGCTATTGCACAGCATCGGTTAAAACCGGGAGTACGTCTGGTTGAGTCACAAATTGTGGAGGCGTTATCGGCCAATCGCAATCACGTCCAGGCCGCGCTGCAGCGGCTGGCGCTTCAGAAAATTGTGACGATCGCGCCAAATCGCGGCGCGCGGGTTGCACGGCCGCAGGCGCGTGAGGCCAGAGAAGTGTTTATTGCCCGTCGAGCGATTGAAGGCGCAATGATTGCCGCAATTACCCCCGAAAAACTGGCGTGCCATCAGGCCGAAATCGATGCCCATATGCAGGCGGAAAAGCGCGCCATCGCCGGTGAAGATCGCCGTGATATCGTGCGTGAACTGAGCCAGTTCCACCTGCTGCTGGCGAGGATCAGCGATAATCAGGTACTGATTGAGATGCTGGAAAACCTGATGGTGCGCAGCTCGTTAATCGTGGCGTTGTATCAGCGCAATGACAGCCCCGCCTGTCAGTGTCAGGAGCACAGTGCAGTGATTAACGCGTTGAAAGCAGGGGAGGTGGCAGATGCTCAGGCGATGATGAATGAGCACCTGCTTCAGCTGGAGCACCAGCTGGATCTGGATGACACCCCGCTGAATGCCCTCAGCCTGCGTGATGCGCTGCTCTCCAGCTCTTAA
- the crr gene encoding PTS glucose transporter subunit IIA, with amino-acid sequence MGLFSKLFGDKSDSASGAIEIVAPLSGEIVNIEDVPDVVFAEKIVGDGIAIKPTGNKMVAPVDGTIGKIFETNHAFSIESDNGIELFVHFGIDTVELKGEGFKRIAEEGQKVKKGDVVIEFDLALLEEKAKSTLTPVVISNMDEIKELVKLTGSVVVGETPVIRIKK; translated from the coding sequence ATGGGTTTGTTTTCAAAACTTTTTGGCGATAAGTCAGATTCCGCATCTGGTGCCATTGAGATCGTAGCACCGCTGTCTGGCGAAATCGTTAATATCGAAGATGTACCGGACGTCGTGTTTGCGGAGAAAATTGTTGGCGACGGTATCGCTATCAAACCTACTGGCAATAAAATGGTTGCGCCGGTCGATGGCACCATCGGTAAGATTTTCGAAACCAATCATGCTTTTTCCATCGAATCTGACAATGGCATTGAGCTGTTCGTCCACTTCGGTATCGATACCGTTGAGCTGAAAGGCGAAGGCTTCAAGCGCATCGCTGAAGAAGGCCAGAAAGTGAAAAAAGGCGACGTCGTGATTGAGTTCGATCTGGCTCTGCTGGAAGAGAAAGCAAAATCGACGCTGACGCCAGTGGTGATCTCCAATATGGATGAGATCAAAGAGCTGGTTAAGCTGACGGGTAGCGTTGTAGTGGGTGAAACTCCGGTTATCCGCATCAAGAAGTAA
- a CDS encoding bile acid:sodium symporter family protein: protein MRIFRIDPLMLKLIITVLLASFLPARGHFVDFFEWLTTAAIALLFFMHGAKLSREKIIAGGGHWRLHLWVMFSTFVMFPALGMLFVWWHPLNLSTEIYTGFMYLSILPATVQSSIALTSLAGGNVAAAVCSASASSLLGVFISPLLVGLLMNVHSDVPGGSLAQIGRIMLQLLVPFVIGHLSRRWIAGWVERNRGLIGKTDQASILLVVYSAFSEAVVNGIWHRVGAMTLVWIVVGSLGLLFVVLAVNLAAAKLFGFNRADEITILFCGSKKSLANGVPMANILFPSAAVGIIVLPLMIFHQVQLMVCSMLAQRYKKAGEKLATGEKATTSSKAVVESQK from the coding sequence ATGCGTATTTTTCGTATCGACCCACTGATGTTGAAACTGATTATCACCGTGCTGCTGGCCTCTTTCCTGCCTGCGCGCGGCCATTTTGTTGATTTCTTTGAGTGGCTGACTACCGCCGCGATCGCCCTGCTGTTCTTTATGCACGGCGCCAAGCTGTCGCGGGAGAAAATCATCGCCGGCGGCGGCCACTGGCGTCTGCACCTGTGGGTAATGTTCAGCACCTTCGTCATGTTCCCGGCGCTGGGCATGCTGTTTGTCTGGTGGCATCCGCTTAATCTCAGCACCGAGATTTATACCGGCTTTATGTATCTGTCGATCCTGCCGGCTACCGTTCAGTCATCGATTGCCCTGACCTCTCTGGCCGGGGGGAACGTTGCGGCGGCGGTGTGCAGCGCTTCGGCTTCCAGCCTGCTGGGGGTATTTATCTCTCCTCTGCTGGTTGGCCTGCTGATGAACGTCCACAGCGACGTCCCGGGCGGCAGCCTGGCGCAGATCGGTCGCATTATGCTGCAGCTGCTGGTGCCGTTCGTGATTGGTCATCTGTCGCGCCGCTGGATTGCCGGATGGGTTGAGCGCAACCGTGGCCTGATTGGTAAAACTGACCAGGCGTCGATTCTGCTGGTAGTTTACTCCGCCTTTAGTGAAGCGGTGGTCAACGGTATCTGGCACCGCGTGGGGGCGATGACCCTGGTATGGATTGTGGTCGGCAGCCTTGGCCTGCTGTTTGTGGTGCTGGCCGTTAACCTGGCCGCCGCGAAGCTGTTCGGCTTTAATCGGGCGGATGAGATCACCATTCTGTTCTGCGGCTCGAAAAAGAGCCTGGCAAACGGCGTACCGATGGCGAACATTCTGTTCCCGTCCGCGGCGGTGGGGATTATCGTTCTGCCGCTGATGATCTTCCACCAGGTGCAGCTGATGGTCTGTTCAATGCTGGCGCAGCGCTATAAGAAGGCGGGAGAGAAGCTGGCCACCGGGGAAAAAGCCACCACGAGTAGTAAAGCGGTGGTTGAATCGCAGAAGTAA
- a CDS encoding PhoPQ-activated pathogenicity-related family protein: MPRLSAYILTLAGLTGAACSTAAWADCGNPQDSFSSVIPCYRAALASEPLDYHWLGSENLEQLELRHYSLNSQSWSPAGLVQPAVWQHDVDIYIPQNALSARAVVFINNGTNNPEPGKPAKASTDMTREKLASLARNTRSIIVSVSNVPNQLLTYANDAQAKAEDDSVAHSWSIFMQDPQATPTIPLHVPMAATVSQVMNLAERELDEWQVKKFIVSGISKRGWTTWLAAIADPRVEAIAPFAIDLLGIRPALKHMYRSYGNNWPVAFYPYFQKGVDTSVETPQFAELMKIEDPLEYKDSAYGQRLEIPKYIINASGDDFYVPDNSRFYFDQLPGQKSLRMAPNSGHAGIRDFAEQSLTHFVNRIQQSQPLPVVTTALQESQLKVTFSESPKELKLWQAVNPEARDFRHSCQIEYQAEALPISESLNIKLASPEKGWQATYVEAIFADGFVATTPVYITPDDKYPTVAPAENGPACKTLPGRGLGESQE, translated from the coding sequence ATGCCGCGTTTAAGTGCTTATATTCTTACTCTGGCTGGCCTCACCGGCGCTGCTTGCTCTACCGCTGCCTGGGCTGATTGTGGTAATCCGCAAGACAGCTTCAGCAGTGTTATCCCCTGCTATCGTGCAGCGCTGGCATCCGAACCGCTGGACTACCACTGGCTAGGCAGCGAAAATCTCGAGCAGCTGGAACTGCGCCACTATTCACTCAACTCTCAGTCCTGGTCACCGGCAGGGTTGGTTCAGCCTGCAGTATGGCAGCACGATGTTGATATCTATATTCCGCAGAATGCGCTTTCCGCCCGGGCGGTGGTATTTATTAATAACGGCACCAATAATCCCGAACCGGGTAAGCCGGCCAAAGCCTCAACCGATATGACCAGAGAGAAATTAGCCTCGCTGGCGCGTAATACCCGCTCGATTATTGTCTCAGTCAGCAATGTCCCGAATCAGCTTCTCACTTACGCTAACGATGCGCAGGCTAAAGCGGAAGATGACAGCGTGGCGCACAGCTGGTCTATTTTTATGCAAGATCCGCAGGCAACGCCAACGATCCCGCTGCACGTACCGATGGCGGCCACGGTGTCGCAGGTGATGAATCTGGCAGAGCGCGAGCTTGATGAGTGGCAGGTGAAAAAATTCATTGTTTCCGGTATTTCAAAACGCGGCTGGACCACATGGCTGGCGGCGATAGCCGATCCTCGCGTTGAGGCTATTGCACCGTTTGCCATTGATTTACTGGGTATTCGCCCTGCGCTAAAGCATATGTATCGCAGCTATGGTAATAACTGGCCAGTGGCATTTTATCCCTATTTCCAAAAAGGGGTGGATACCAGCGTGGAAACGCCACAGTTTGCTGAGTTAATGAAAATTGAAGACCCGCTGGAATATAAAGACAGCGCGTACGGTCAGCGTCTGGAGATCCCTAAATATATTATCAATGCCAGCGGTGATGACTTCTATGTCCCTGATAATAGCCGTTTCTACTTTGACCAGCTGCCGGGGCAAAAATCCCTGCGTATGGCACCCAACAGCGGGCATGCAGGTATCCGTGACTTCGCCGAGCAGTCATTAACCCATTTTGTGAATCGAATCCAGCAGTCGCAGCCGCTGCCGGTGGTAACAACGGCATTGCAGGAGAGCCAGCTAAAAGTAACATTCTCCGAGTCACCCAAAGAGCTTAAGCTCTGGCAGGCAGTAAACCCGGAAGCGCGTGATTTCCGCCACTCCTGTCAGATTGAATACCAGGCAGAAGCGCTGCCGATTAGCGAATCGCTGAATATCAAATTAGCATCACCGGAGAAAGGCTGGCAGGCAACCTACGTTGAAGCCATCTTCGCAGATGGTTTTGTTGCCACAACGCCGGTCTATATTACTCCGGATGATAAATATCCGACGGTTGCGCCAGCGGAGAATGGCCCGGCCTGTAAGACGCTGCCGGGACGTGGCCTGGGGGAAAGTCAGGAATAA